The segment GCACAGCGCTGAAACGTGTCGCGCTGGTTGGTTTCCGTCACTTCATCGGCGCGCAGTCGCTGGGTCGCATCCAGCGGATGAGCGAGCGGCGTAACGCCTTCGGTGTCGAGGCTTTGTAGCTGATCGACCATGTCCAGAATCCGGCTTAGGTCGTCTACAAAGCCGCTGGCTTGGTCATCGCTGACGGCGAGTCGGGCCAAGTGAGCGGCCCGGCGCACATGAGATTCTTCAAGCGCCATGATCGATATTTCCTCGTAAACGTGATGGAACATAATCCGCTTTAAGCGGTATACATACCGATATCAAAAAAACGTCTTGTGTTGCAGACGTGGAAAATAGCCGCAAAAG is part of the Halomonas alkaliantarctica genome and harbors:
- the gatC gene encoding Asp-tRNA(Asn)/Glu-tRNA(Gln) amidotransferase subunit GatC → MALEESHVRRAAHLARLAVSDDQASGFVDDLSRILDMVDQLQSLDTEGVTPLAHPLDATQRLRADEVTETNQRDTFQRCAPAVENGLYLVPRVVE